The genomic window TCCTTTCTGTTCTGCCTGTAAATATTTTGAACTTTGTGCTGCTCTCCTATGAAAAAATCGCTATCGCTAAAATTTGTTTCCAGTTGAAACTCTATCACTCGGGAAGTACAAACTCTATCGAGGCAGCCGCCGTGGGAGGAATGATGGGTAGCAGCTGGCTGGCGCGGGGTGGTGGTGGAATTTAAAGGCGGCAGAGTCGTCGTCTCGCCGCATGGCCAGCGAGGACGACGAGATATTATAGTGTGCAGTTGCCATCGATCTAGCCAGTTATCCGTTTCAACGGATTCCGTTGTGTGTTACTGCCTACCGAGGGGGCAATGTcctccgcaaaaaaaaaaaaaaagaagatacaGACCCAGAAACTCTCCCAACATTTCATCATGCCCACACCAACTCGCAATTCAGTTAAAAGTGATCAGCTTCCGagaagcagagcagagcagctgAGGTAGGGGGAATAGATTTCAGGCTTATGCATAACTATGCAATTGTTCTGCATATCAAAATAGTAAGAACTTGCTCCTCACGATCCGGTCAcctcgtgccatcccacgagcAGATCATGCGGCACCCAGGACGCGCATAGCTCGCACACATTTGCGGCTTATGCTCTGAACTCTAACAAATTCTGAAACTGAAGCAAACAACTAACTGAATGACTCTGCAAATTCGTAGATTTCAGGCTAATCCAACTCAGATGCTATGTGTTTTTCCAAAAAAAGGTTTGCTATTGTTCGGTAACTCAAACCTAGCGGTCCTAACATGTGTTTTTCCAAAACGGGTTTGCGTCAGTGCTCTCAGACAGCCCTCAGACCTGCTGATGCGCCGCTGGAACGGGTTCGGCTTCCTCGCGCAGATGCATAACCCTCTCCACCGGAACAGATGTctgaaaccaaataaaaattagatCGAACACGAACAGGAGAATCATCTCATGATGGAAGAGCCAGGGGCTTACCAGCACAACAACAATGGTAATGAGTAGGATGATCCCGGAAGAGCATCCCGCTGCGAACCACTCCTTTATGCTTGCGCCATAGCTACAGAGTAACACGGATTAGCAGTAAATGAAGAAAAACACAAGAACAGACGTTTGCAAGATGTACTTACCGAGCGAGGGTAACGTAGTTGTAGAAGAACGCCGACGTCGTCATCCAGAAGGCAATGGGCGGAAACCAAGCGAAGGCACGCGTCATCCTTGGGGCACCAACACCGGCGGGGCCTCGGACCATGAGTTTGACGAGAAGGTAGATGTGGTCGAAGATGATGGCGACGAAACACACTATGGTACGGTACAAGAGGGGTCTCTCCCACTGGTCATCGTCTCCGTGGAGAGCGGCA from Phragmites australis chromosome 14, lpPhrAust1.1, whole genome shotgun sequence includes these protein-coding regions:
- the LOC133891020 gene encoding uncharacterized protein LOC133891020, with translation MDGGQAAADAQRAREVYTHGVSKVKAVHNPPLVLMLMLYPSLLAFSMAARNANFALLIPTPTTPGAPSAALHGDDDQWERPLLYRTIVCFVAIIFDHIYLLVKLMVRGPAGVGAPRMTRAFAWFPPIAFWMTTSAFFYNYVTLARYGASIKEWFAAGCSSGIILLITIVVVLTSVPVERVMHLREEAEPVPAAHQQV